In Vibrio lentus, a single genomic region encodes these proteins:
- a CDS encoding glycosyltransferase, with translation MRDLIVFGEDFGGLPSSTQHLVRHLAEKHKVLWVNSIGLRQPKLCVKDIQRASNKLFGKTKAVTQNMLDSNEVGNITIVNLRTIPAPSSAIARQLAQWMMLKQLKPIIAELDLQAPILWTSLPTAVDLCGHLNESAVVYYCGDDFSALAGVDHQTVAAHESELIEKSDLIFAASENLMTKFPKDKAQLLPHGVDVSLFSTPAPRAHDLPSEHRPIAGFYGSLSKWLDYSLLEHVAQAMPEWDFVFIGPNELDTLSLPELDNVHYLGPRPHHTLPSYSQHWDVSLLPFVDNEQIRACSPLKLMEYLAAGTPIIATPFPALLPYKEHVSTVESADQMVEALNRARNLQDTPVSVVSKDSWQNRGNFVHWMLELL, from the coding sequence ATGCGTGATTTAATCGTATTTGGTGAAGACTTCGGTGGTCTACCTTCGTCTACTCAGCATTTGGTTCGTCACCTTGCTGAAAAACATAAAGTGTTATGGGTAAACTCCATTGGTTTAAGACAGCCAAAATTGTGTGTCAAAGATATCCAAAGAGCATCCAACAAACTGTTTGGCAAAACCAAAGCCGTGACTCAGAACATGCTTGATTCAAATGAGGTGGGCAACATAACCATCGTTAACCTCAGAACAATTCCTGCGCCCTCGTCTGCTATTGCACGTCAGTTGGCTCAATGGATGATGTTAAAACAACTAAAGCCGATTATTGCAGAGCTGGATTTGCAAGCTCCAATTCTATGGACATCACTGCCTACGGCTGTTGACCTGTGCGGACACCTCAATGAATCCGCTGTTGTGTATTATTGTGGCGATGACTTTAGCGCTTTGGCTGGTGTTGACCATCAAACTGTTGCTGCACATGAATCCGAATTAATTGAAAAATCTGACCTCATTTTTGCCGCCAGCGAAAACTTGATGACGAAGTTTCCTAAAGACAAAGCTCAACTGCTGCCTCACGGAGTCGATGTCAGTTTATTTTCGACCCCAGCACCAAGAGCACATGACCTACCAAGTGAACACCGCCCTATCGCTGGTTTTTATGGAAGCCTATCAAAGTGGCTAGATTATTCGTTACTCGAACATGTTGCTCAAGCTATGCCTGAATGGGATTTCGTCTTCATTGGGCCAAACGAGTTAGATACCCTGTCGTTGCCTGAACTTGATAACGTGCATTACCTTGGGCCTCGTCCTCATCATACCCTGCCAAGCTACTCTCAACATTGGGATGTGAGCTTACTTCCTTTTGTTGATAATGAACAAATCCGCGCATGCAGCCCTTTAAAACTCATGGAATACCTTGCAGCCGGAACGCCAATCATCGCAACACCGTTTCCGGCTCTTCTTCCTTACAAAGAGCATGTATCAACCGTAGAGAGCGCGGATCAAATGGTGGAGGCTCTAAACCGAGCTCGTAACCTACAAGATACCCCTGTCTCTGTTGTCTCAAAAGACAGTTGGCAAAACCGCGGTAACTTCGTGCACTGGATGTTGGAGCTATTATGA